One region of Culex pipiens pallens isolate TS chromosome 2, TS_CPP_V2, whole genome shotgun sequence genomic DNA includes:
- the LOC120418006 gene encoding ATP-binding cassette subfamily G member 4, which produces MAKDVEFQDIEYTVSVRKSFVSESRKQTILKGVSGVFRHGQLSAIMGPSGAGKSSLLNAISGYRKTGVQGTIHINRKASCYITQEDHHQPLITVEEMMHMACQLKIKGKANYAETITDVLSNLNLNHRRNVTADRLSGGERKRLSIALEMVANPSIFFLDEPTSGLDEVTAAVCVRLFRDLAKQGRTVVCTIHQPSASIFALFDHIYVIARGQCVFQGNPKAVVPFLSHMHIECPRHYNPADFIIEICDSETHEVIAAMSEAMYNGKAICAKLQLPTSAGNSTSTASPATEEDDQPSSLEPVSDFVIKPLVTSMVLEQARPRVSTLVQKMKQITRFFHSPHAVSGFVQFWVLFRLMWTKIVRNRTVLWIQFLHHVICGMFVGLIFFNSANDGARMFDHLKFCLGICFFFCYTQVMVPILSYPREVKLVKKECFNRWYGLFPYYLALTLSRLPVQVFLNVIFTLIVYWLAGLPAELFRYALFTLVGLIVSLCAEGFGLMIGATFNVMNGSAIGPLTIAPFLGLAIYGFDFAPQIPVIMQWLMRVSFIRGGIVSVVLVVFGYDRQRLDCNEMYCHFDDPKVLLHYVRIDNTNLLFELSILISMTLFYRLLCYLSLRRRFYK; this is translated from the exons CAAGACATCGAGTACACGGTCAGTGTGCGGAAAAGTTTTG TTAGCGAAAGCCGAAAACAGACCATCCTCAAAGGCGTCAGTGGCGTATTCCGGCATGGCCAATTATCGGCAATTATGGGACCTTCGGGTGCGGGCAAAAGCAGCCTGCTGAACGCAATCTCCGGCTATCG GAAAACTGGCGTCCAGGGAACCATCCACATCAACCGGAAAGCGTCCTGCTACATCACCCAGGAGGACCACCACCAGCCTCTAATCACAGTGGAGGAAATGATGCACATGGCTTGCCAGCTTAAAATTAAAGGAAAGGCCAACTACGCCGAAACCATCACCGATGTGTTGTccaacctgaacctgaaccaccGCCGGAACGTAACGGCGGATCGGTTGAGCGGTGGCGAACGGAAGCGACTTTCGATCGCACTCGAGATGGTGGCCAATCCGTCGATCTTTTTCCTGGACGAACCCACCAGCGGACTGGACGAGGTCACGGCGGCCGTCTGTGTTCGGTTGTTCCGCGATTTAGCGAAGCAAGGTCGGACGGTGGTTTGTACGATCCATCAACCGTCGGCCAGTATCTTTGCGTTGTTCGATCACATCTACGTGATTGCACGGGGCCAGTGCGTGTTCCAGGGAAATCCGAAGGCGGTGGTCCCGTTCCTGTCGCACATGCACATCGAGTGTCCCCGGCACTACAATCCGGCTGATTTCA TAATCGAGATCTGTGATAGCGAAACCCATGAGGTGATTGCCGCCATGTCGGAAGCCATGTACAATGGGAAGGCCATCTGTGCCAAGCTGCAACTGCCAACCTCTGCGGGAAATTCCACCTCCACAGCATCACCGGCCACCGAGGAAGACGACCAGCCCAGCTCACTGGAACCGGTGAGCGACTTTGTCATCAAGCCGCTTGTCACGTCGATGGTGCTGGAGCAGGCCCGGCCGCGGGTGTCCACGCTCGTTCAGAAGATGAAGCAAATCACCCGGTTTTTCCACAGTCCGCACGCCGTTTCCGGCTTCGTGCAGTTCTGGGTGCTGTTCCGGCTCATGTGGACCAAGATTGTGCGGAACCGGACGGTTCTGTGGATCCAGTTCCTGCACCACGTGATTTGTGGGATGTTTGTTG GACTGATTTTCTTCAACTCCGCCAACGATGGAGCGCGGATGTTCGATCACCTCAAGTTTTGTTTAGGAATTTGTTTCTTCTTCTGTTACACACAAGTGATGGTTCCAATTTTAAGTT ATCCTCGCGAGGTCAAGCTGGTCAAGAAAGAGTGCTTTAACCGGTGGTACGGACTGTTCCCGTACTATCTGGCGCTCACCCTATCCCGACTACCCGTGCAAGTGTTCCTCAACGTGATCTTCACCCTGATCGTGTACTGGCTGGCTGGCCTTCCGGCCGAACTGTTCCGTTACGCGCTGTTTACCCTGGTCGGGTTGATCGTATCGCTGTGCGCGGAGGGCTTTGGACTGATGATCGGCGCTACGTTCAATGTGATG aATGGATCCGCGATTGGTCCGCTCACGATCGCCCCCTTCCTCGGGCTGGCCATTTACGGGTTCGACTTTGCGCCGCAGATTCCGGTCATCATGCAGTGGCTGATGCGGGTGTCCTTTATCCGCGGCGGCATCGTGTCCGTCGTGCTGGTCGTGTTCGGTTACGACCGGCAGCGGCTCGATTGCAACGAAATGTACTGTCACTTTGACGACCCGAAGGTTCTGCTGCACTACGTGCGGATAGACAACACGAATCTCCTCTTCGAGCTGAGCATCCTGATTTCGATGACGCTGTTCTACCGACTGCTGTGCTACCTCAGCCTCAGGAGACGATTCTACAAGTGA
- the LOC120418007 gene encoding serine/threonine-protein kinase RIO1 — protein MSAAQFEDAVGDVSQSLNIISLKKVELPDPEPVAPVVTTEVAIADALFGNSRYRSENQPFDDEEEDYSDDSDGEYYCLDVDNVRKNQQANVQQSHTNVQGSSQKVSNFQPADALFKKFTNKINVEKYEGPLALPNHAKNTLIENQRKTESDRLRSKDKQDRATAEQVMDPRTRMILFKLLNRDMICEINGCISTGKEANVYHATAKTGMDYAIKIFKTSILIFKDRDKYVTGEFRFRHGYSKHNPRKMVRTWAEKEMRNLVRMKKCNLPVPEPILLRSHVLVMEFIGKDGWPAPKLKDVELSGSKARELYRDAVEMMWTMYSKCKLVHADLSEFNLLYHEGKIVIIDVSQSVEHEHPHALEFLRKDCTNITDFFRKKDVSTMTVKELFDFITDPTITEENMEECLEKMSEKIANRSFDEFTEQQKLEEAVFKQIFIPKTLHDVYDIERDIFGKTNKDELVYKTITGLDANLQVAENPEILQNDPASSAAEGSESGDDNSSSDGEDDGDGKAKKSSTTAARGKNETAEERKARKKAVKDDKAEKRKTKVKKHVKKRKEKMGGGNKK, from the exons atgagTGCCGCCCAGTTTGAGGACGCGGTGGGGGACGTCAGCCAGTCGCTGAACATCATCTCCCTGAAGAAGGTTGAGCTTCCTGATCCGGAACCCGTCGCACCGGTTGTGACCACCGAAGTCGCCATCGCCGATGCCTTGTTTGGCAACTCTCGGTATCGGTCGGAGAATCAGCCGTTTGATGACGAAGAGGAGGATTACAGTGACGACAGTGACGGGGAGTATTACTGCTTGGATGTGGACAACGTGCGGAAGAACCAGCAGGCAAATGTGCAGCAGTCCCACACGAACGTTCAGGGTTCCAGCCAGAAGGTATCCAACTTTCAACCGGCCGATGCGTTGTTTAAGAAGTTTACCAACAAGATCAATGTTGAGAAGTACGAGGGACCGCTGGCGCTGCCGAATCATGCCAAGAATACGTTGATCGAGAACCAGCGGAAGACGGAGAGCGACCGGTTGAGGAGTAAGGACAAGCAAGATCGGGCTACTGCTGAGCAGGTCATGGATCCCAGGACCAGGATGATTCTGTTTAAGCTGCTGAACCGCGACATGATCTGTGAGATTAACGGGTGCATCTCGACAGGAAAGGAAGCTAACGTGTATCACGCGACGGCCAAGACCGGCATGGATTACGCGATTAAGATCTTCAAGACTTCCATCTTGATCTTTAAAGATCGTGACAAGTACGTCACCGGTGAGTTCCGCTTCCGTCACGGTTACAGCAAGCACAACCCCCGCAAAATGGTCCGCACTTGGGCCGAAAAGGAAATGCGCAACTTGGTACGGATGAAGAAGTGCAATCTCCCCGTTCCGGAACCAATCTTGCTCCGTAGTCACGTCCTCGTTATGGAATTCATCGGAAAGGACGGTTGGCCAGCCCCGAAGCTGAAGGACGTCGAACTGAGCGGCTCCAAAGCTCGCGAACTTTACCGAGACGCGGTCGAAATGATGTGGACCATGTACAGCAAGTGCAAACTGGTGCATGCGGATTTGTCCGAGTTCAATCTGCTCTATCACGAGGGCAAGATCGTCATCATCGACGTGTCCCAGTCGGTGGAGCACGAGCACCCGCACGCGCTGGAATTCCTCCGCAAAGATTGCACCAACATTACCGACTTTTTCCGGAAGAAGGACGTGTCGACGATGACGGTGAAGGAGCTGTTCGATTTCATCACCGATCCGACCATCACCGAGGAGAACATGGAGGAGTGTTTGGAGAAAATGTCGGAAAAGATTGCAAATCGAAGCTTCGATGAGTTCACGGAGCAGCAAAAGTTGGAGGAGGCGGTTTTCAAGCAGATTTTCATTCCGAAAACGTTGCACGATGTGTACGACATCGAGCGGGATATCTTTGGGAAGACGAACAAGGACGAGCTGGTGTACAAGACCATCACGGGGCTTGATGCGAACCTGCAGGTGGCGGAGAATCCGGAAATTTTGCAGAATG ATCCCGCTTCATCGGCGGCCGAGGGCAGCGAAAGTGGCGACGACAACAGCTCCTCCGACGGCGAAGACGACGGAGACGGCAAAGCGAAGAAATCCTCCACCACTGCAGCCCGGGGGAAGAACGAAACGGCCGAGGAGCGCAAAGCGCGCAAGAAGGCCGTCAAGGACGACAAGGCCGAGAAGCGGAAAACCAAGGTCAAGAAGCACGTCAAGAAACGCAAGGAAAAGATGGGTGGAGGGAATAAGAAGTGA